A genomic window from Oceanobacillus timonensis includes:
- a CDS encoding DUF6985 domain-containing protein, translating to MTVINDKLFGELEYINNFWRGKVTIKMFSLEKDILLSVDAHENADFSITQKKAFRNFIMNEVEKEIYKYYRENVEEYREMLGDEPQTNKISPKIDSLSGLAELVKPTELIVRRVRKNGKRRLGLLCEVSWSVEDGLGVKIEDEIVEEVGYQDIVL from the coding sequence ATGACAGTTATTAACGATAAGCTGTTTGGAGAACTTGAATATATTAATAATTTTTGGCGCGGCAAAGTGACTATTAAAATGTTTAGCCTAGAAAAAGACATACTGTTAAGTGTTGATGCTCATGAAAATGCTGATTTTTCAATTACTCAGAAAAAAGCATTCCGTAATTTCATAATGAATGAAGTAGAAAAGGAAATTTACAAGTACTATAGAGAGAATGTTGAAGAATATAGAGAAATGTTAGGGGATGAACCACAAACAAATAAAATTTCTCCTAAAATTGATTCTTTATCAGGCTTGGCAGAATTAGTGAAACCTACAGAATTAATAGTAAGAAGAGTAAGGAAAAATGGTAAAAGAAGATTAGGGCTATTATGCGAGGTATCTTGGAGTGTGGAGGATGGATTGGGAGTAAAAATAGAAGATGAAATTGTAGAAGAAGTTGGATATCAAGATATAGTTCTATAA
- a CDS encoding ADP-ribosylglycohydrolase family protein yields the protein MTGRRMIDRWEDDNKMFLGLNIKNRVLPTVYGGIIGDIMGVPVEFKQRDTFYIKGITGYGTYNQPPGTWSDDTSLTLCLMENIMEEGDLNSLMEKYCLYKDKGYWTPFGEMFDIGRTTIEAINRFKKGISPENCGGQSEYDNGNGAIMRISPLSFMLYNEFNFVKKAEIIKKYTEMTHAHPRAIVGSIIYIECLLRLYHNNSLEKSIGEIHDLFIESFDKNHVYLQELKYFNRIFNENFFRTPENEISSDGYIVHTLEAAIWCLGNSTTYRETVLKAVNLGEDTDTVAAIAGTLAGMYYKMDEIPNEWLDKIVRKQDIDTFINQFYAFCANKAIIEEYGSL from the coding sequence ATGACGGGTAGAAGAATGATTGACAGGTGGGAAGATGATAATAAAATGTTTCTAGGTTTAAATATTAAAAATCGCGTACTTCCAACTGTATACGGAGGAATTATTGGAGATATAATGGGAGTCCCAGTTGAATTTAAACAAAGAGATACATTTTATATTAAAGGTATAACTGGATATGGAACCTATAACCAACCACCTGGAACGTGGTCTGATGATACTTCTTTAACATTATGTTTAATGGAAAACATCATGGAAGAAGGCGATTTAAACAGTTTAATGGAAAAATACTGTCTTTACAAAGATAAAGGATATTGGACCCCTTTTGGTGAAATGTTTGATATTGGCAGAACAACCATTGAAGCCATTAATAGATTTAAAAAAGGGATTTCACCAGAAAATTGTGGAGGCCAATCTGAATATGATAACGGTAATGGTGCCATTATGCGCATATCCCCTTTATCATTCATGTTGTATAATGAATTTAATTTTGTGAAAAAAGCTGAGATAATCAAAAAGTATACAGAAATGACTCATGCACATCCACGAGCTATAGTGGGCTCTATTATTTATATTGAATGTTTATTAAGACTTTACCATAATAATTCATTAGAAAAGTCCATAGGCGAAATTCATGATCTTTTCATTGAAAGTTTTGATAAAAATCATGTTTATCTACAAGAGTTAAAATATTTCAACCGTATATTTAATGAAAATTTCTTTAGAACGCCTGAGAATGAAATTTCATCAGATGGATATATAGTGCATACTTTAGAAGCTGCAATTTGGTGTTTAGGGAATTCAACGACTTATCGCGAGACAGTATTAAAGGCAGTAAACTTAGGTGAAGATACGGATACTGTGGCAGCAATAGCAGGAACATTAGCAGGAATGTATTATAAAATGGATGAAATCCCTAATGAATGGTTAGATAAAATAGTAAGGAAACAAGATATCGATACGTTCATAAACCAGTTTTATGCGTTTTGTGCTAATAAAGCGATTATTGAAGAATATGGAAGTCTCTAA
- a CDS encoding DUF600 domain-containing protein, with translation MKEKEFEDYFTELQADMISIALEYVNNDADKIYVYCSYEPEVYYFNVFYQIKGQIVHKHELNNIFKDTYDTSIERQKVVMKVGREDLEKILGACVEYKREMPTEMKLFYDVNLNKLQGEYKYNLIYSQTDDLLPNDIFNRWMEEIKN, from the coding sequence ATGAAAGAGAAAGAATTTGAAGATTATTTTACTGAATTACAAGCTGATATGATATCAATAGCTTTAGAGTATGTAAATAATGACGCTGACAAAATATACGTATATTGTTCCTATGAACCTGAAGTGTACTACTTTAATGTTTTTTACCAAATAAAAGGACAGATTGTACATAAACATGAATTAAATAATATTTTCAAAGACACATATGATACTTCTATTGAAAGACAGAAAGTTGTCATGAAAGTTGGAAGAGAAGACTTGGAAAAAATACTTGGCGCATGTGTGGAGTATAAAAGAGAAATGCCAACTGAAATGAAATTATTCTATGATGTCAATTTGAATAAACTACAGGGTGAATATAAATATAATCTCATTTATTCTCAAACAGATGATCTATTACCCAATGATATTTTTAACCGTTGGATGGAAGAGATTAAAAATTAA
- a CDS encoding immunity 22 family protein: MEKQGWVSIWGGDIKDVDSISEYVDLTYDEGGESVPSPFFVDFNIDLNETDEDFIEKVVYKNSSSDLSRLLEGCSFEEIIIPKMEESIDLKKSYNAIILIYNFEYNNEINSIGAFDFITSITYE; the protein is encoded by the coding sequence ATGGAAAAACAAGGATGGGTTTCTATTTGGGGAGGCGATATTAAAGATGTGGACTCTATTAGTGAATATGTAGATTTAACATATGATGAGGGCGGCGAATCTGTCCCTTCTCCATTTTTTGTTGATTTTAATATTGATTTGAATGAAACAGATGAGGATTTTATAGAAAAAGTGGTTTATAAGAATAGTAGTAGTGACCTTTCCAGATTATTAGAAGGATGTTCATTTGAAGAAATCATCATTCCAAAAATGGAAGAAAGCATAGACTTAAAAAAATCATACAATGCAATAATTCTAATTTATAATTTTGAATATAATAATGAAATTAATTCAATTGGTGCTTTTGACTTTATTACTTCCATCACCTATGAGTAA
- a CDS encoding amidohydrolase, giving the protein MITIYTNGVIHTFQASQPIVEAVAVKDGRFIDMGSTSQMLAFWRAKSDNVIDLGGKAATPGLTDTHLHLSLQATKFIDLDVTGVTKKADFLHLIKKHGETLEKDAWLLGAGWDENLFTDGGLPTKEELDAVAPHHPLFITRICEHAAVVNSKALAEIHYSSTIPLPDGGDIVTDANGNPTGLVLESASALFKAQIPEKSYQTWKNALRQTMSSAIGYGLTSVHSNDPAYLGGLQQTYQLYQELLNQEGMGLRTNLLIDYPFLEDLHAEGMYAGYGNNTLQIGAVKIFADGAFGRRTALLKEAYADRPGQYGEALLTQDTLYAIVKRARELAMPVAIHTIGDQALENVLDILDQFPQAAYRDRLIHAQVINQGLVKRLADPGRIVDIQPRFLASDYPWVTDRLGRARMSDAYAWKTMLDAGVICGGGSDAPVEPLNPLLGIHAAVTRKAPGESHNGWYPEQKLSMQEAFYLFTKYAAYTTNEEKVKGTISRGKLADMTVYSADPFQMENADELLDTSVDMTIINGEVVYRKE; this is encoded by the coding sequence ATGATAACTATTTATACGAATGGTGTGATACATACATTTCAAGCTTCTCAGCCAATTGTCGAGGCCGTTGCAGTTAAAGACGGACGTTTTATCGATATGGGTTCGACCAGCCAGATGCTTGCATTTTGGCGTGCGAAAAGCGATAACGTCATTGACCTTGGCGGCAAAGCAGCGACTCCAGGCTTAACGGATACACACCTCCATCTTTCCTTACAGGCAACGAAATTTATTGATTTAGATGTCACCGGCGTAACCAAAAAAGCAGATTTTTTACATCTTATCAAAAAGCATGGCGAAACACTTGAAAAAGACGCCTGGCTGTTAGGAGCCGGATGGGACGAAAATCTGTTTACAGATGGCGGACTCCCGACAAAAGAGGAGCTGGATGCAGTCGCCCCGCACCATCCGCTTTTTATTACCAGAATATGCGAGCATGCTGCCGTGGTTAATTCCAAAGCACTCGCAGAAATTCATTATTCCAGCACGATACCTCTGCCGGATGGCGGTGATATTGTAACAGATGCAAACGGCAATCCGACCGGTCTTGTCTTGGAATCCGCATCTGCATTATTTAAAGCGCAAATTCCTGAGAAATCTTATCAGACTTGGAAAAATGCGCTTCGTCAAACGATGTCCTCCGCTATCGGATACGGTTTAACAAGCGTACATTCCAATGACCCGGCATACCTGGGCGGACTGCAGCAAACCTATCAGCTCTATCAGGAATTATTGAATCAGGAAGGAATGGGATTGCGCACCAACCTATTGATTGATTACCCATTTTTAGAAGACTTGCACGCGGAAGGAATGTATGCCGGCTATGGCAACAACACCCTGCAAATTGGAGCAGTGAAAATATTTGCTGACGGTGCATTCGGCAGAAGAACCGCTTTGTTAAAAGAAGCATACGCTGACCGGCCGGGACAATATGGAGAAGCATTACTCACGCAGGATACGCTGTATGCGATTGTCAAACGCGCCCGCGAACTGGCAATGCCGGTTGCTATCCATACGATTGGCGACCAGGCGTTGGAAAATGTTCTTGATATTCTGGATCAATTTCCACAAGCAGCTTATAGAGACCGCTTGATTCATGCACAGGTTATCAATCAAGGCCTGGTCAAGCGCCTTGCTGACCCTGGCCGTATCGTTGATATCCAGCCCCGCTTCCTTGCCAGCGATTACCCTTGGGTAACCGACCGCCTCGGGAGAGCACGCATGTCTGATGCTTATGCCTGGAAAACCATGCTTGATGCCGGCGTTATCTGCGGCGGCGGTTCAGATGCGCCTGTAGAGCCGTTAAATCCGTTGCTCGGCATTCATGCTGCCGTTACACGAAAAGCTCCGGGAGAATCGCATAACGGCTGGTATCCGGAACAAAAATTAAGCATGCAGGAAGCCTTTTATCTATTTACCAAATATGCTGCTTATACAACGAATGAAGAAAAGGTAAAAGGAACGATTTCACGAGGAAAACTTGCAGATATGACCGTTTACTCTGCTGATCCATTTCAGATGGAGAATGCGGATGAATTGCTGGATACCAGCGTTGACATGACAATTATTAATGGAGAAGTGGTGTATCGAAAAGAGTAG
- a CDS encoding hydroxymethylglutaryl-CoA lyase: MGGLPSHVYLKEVGPRDGLQNESQWISTDDKVAWINMLSETGVREIEYSSFVHPKMIPALKDAREVGRRIRRKKGVTYSALVPNMKGLEHALEAGIDGASVFMSASETHNLKNINKSIDETYPVLSEVIQEAKHAGKEVTGYVSTVFDCPYEGRIAVEDVLRVCDQLIASGVDSLSLGDTIGTAVPTQVEALLEGLTPYFPKDKLILHFHDTRGMAIANIMTALHMGITRFDSTVGGLGGCPYAPGAAGNVATNDVLYLLNGLGIETGISEKGIQEASIYIQNKLGTTLPSRSVAYLKNA, from the coding sequence ATGGGTGGATTGCCAAGTCATGTTTATTTGAAGGAAGTTGGACCAAGAGACGGATTGCAGAATGAATCGCAATGGATTTCTACCGATGACAAGGTTGCGTGGATTAATATGCTTTCTGAAACAGGTGTCCGGGAGATTGAATATTCTTCTTTTGTTCATCCGAAAATGATTCCCGCATTAAAGGATGCAAGGGAGGTAGGCAGACGGATCCGCCGTAAAAAAGGAGTCACATACTCTGCCTTGGTTCCGAATATGAAAGGGCTGGAGCATGCTTTGGAAGCAGGTATTGATGGTGCTTCTGTCTTTATGTCGGCCAGTGAAACGCATAATCTTAAAAATATAAATAAAAGCATTGATGAAACATACCCGGTATTGTCGGAGGTCATTCAAGAAGCCAAACATGCCGGGAAAGAGGTAACAGGTTATGTTTCAACGGTATTTGATTGTCCTTATGAAGGAAGGATTGCGGTGGAGGACGTGCTGCGTGTATGTGATCAGTTAATTGCAAGCGGGGTGGATTCCCTTTCCCTTGGAGATACCATCGGGACAGCGGTACCGACACAAGTGGAGGCATTACTGGAAGGGCTCACTCCTTATTTTCCAAAGGATAAATTGATTTTGCATTTTCATGATACCAGAGGGATGGCGATAGCAAATATCATGACGGCGCTTCACATGGGAATTACCCGTTTTGACAGTACAGTCGGCGGTTTGGGCGGCTGTCCATATGCACCGGGAGCAGCAGGAAATGTGGCGACAAATGATGTGCTATATTTATTAAATGGTTTGGGAATTGAAACAGGAATCAGTGAAAAAGGTATTCAAGAAGCAAGTATCTATATTCAAAATAAACTCGGTACAACATTGCCCAGCCGATCTGTAGCTTATTTAAAAAATGCTTGA
- a CDS encoding helix-turn-helix domain-containing protein, with amino-acid sequence MSGIELHKIGEKIKYARRRENKTQQEIADASNISKSLLSKIENGQTASAIATLSRICDALHIQLSWVLDDKEEQDIVIQKQSNRPQKVGDESMGYSYEVLANRSKYSGIEPTIVHVTPKSLNLRDERTYTHTQDEFIYVLEGEIELLYDGKKQLLQTGDSAYFAGSKEHLFLPVNDQEAKVLTCFIDRV; translated from the coding sequence ATGAGCGGCATCGAATTACATAAAATTGGCGAAAAAATTAAATATGCCAGACGAAGAGAAAATAAAACGCAGCAGGAAATTGCAGACGCTTCCAACATTTCCAAGAGTCTCCTTTCCAAAATAGAAAATGGACAAACAGCTTCCGCAATAGCTACCTTATCCCGGATTTGTGATGCATTGCATATACAGTTGTCATGGGTATTGGATGATAAAGAAGAGCAGGATATTGTCATTCAGAAGCAAAGCAATCGTCCGCAAAAAGTAGGCGATGAAAGCATGGGCTACTCCTACGAGGTATTGGCGAACCGCTCTAAATACAGCGGGATTGAACCGACGATTGTGCATGTTACCCCTAAATCGCTGAATCTGCGTGATGAAAGAACGTATACACATACACAAGATGAATTTATTTACGTTCTGGAAGGGGAGATTGAGTTATTATATGATGGGAAGAAGCAGCTGCTTCAAACAGGGGACAGTGCCTATTTCGCAGGCTCTAAGGAGCATTTATTTCTTCCGGTGAATGATCAGGAAGCAAAAGTGCTGACCTGTTTTATTGATCGGGTTTAA
- a CDS encoding HIT family protein — protein sequence MHPSECPFCYPYLVENQQIILENEKAICLQLEEAQHSGNVLEGAGVIVTKAHRVSPFDLTNEEWLAIKDLLQKVKYLIDEKHEPSGYNIGWNSGEIAGQHIMHAHMHVLPRYSDEKMRGKGIRYIFKHPSNTRPGNV from the coding sequence ATGCATCCATCTGAATGTCCGTTTTGCTATCCGTATCTAGTGGAAAATCAGCAGATTATTTTAGAAAATGAAAAAGCAATATGTTTACAATTAGAGGAAGCACAGCATTCAGGAAATGTACTTGAAGGCGCAGGGGTGATTGTAACCAAAGCACATCGCGTTTCCCCATTTGATTTAACAAATGAAGAATGGTTGGCAATAAAAGATCTTTTGCAGAAGGTGAAATATTTGATTGATGAAAAGCATGAACCTTCTGGATATAATATTGGCTGGAACAGCGGAGAAATTGCAGGACAGCATATTATGCATGCGCACATGCATGTATTGCCCCGTTATTCGGACGAAAAGATGAGAGGGAAGGGGATAAGGTACATATTTAAGCATCCTTCAAATACCCGGCCAGGAAATGTATAA
- a CDS encoding flotillin family protein — MSEIWIVIIVAAALLLALVGLFVTKYRTAGPDEALIVTGSYLGGKNVHVDEAGNKIKIIRGGGAFVVPVFQQGEPLSLLSSKLEVTTPEVYTEQGVPVLADGTAIIKIGGSIGEIATAAEQFLGKSKNDREMEAKEVLEGHLRSILGSMTVEEIYKNRDKFSQEVQRVASNDLAKMGLVIVSFTIKDVRDSNGYLESLGRPRIAQVKRDADIATAEAEKETRIKRAEAAKDAKRAELERATEIAESEKDNQLKTSDYRREQDTAKARADQAYDFETARSKQEVTEQEMQIQIIERQKQIELEEKEILRRERQYDSEVKKKADADRYAVEQSAVAEKTREMNTADANQYRIETAAKAEAEKVRVDGLAKADAERAQGESEAEVIRLKGLAEAEAKEKVAQAFEQYGEAAILDMVIKMLPDYAKEVASPLSNIDKITVVDTGSNDSNGGANKVSGYATNLISTLQENLKETSGIDIQQLLAGASKGKMNREDNQEPVSPAVSETAAAKAKQENTDS; from the coding sequence ATGTCAGAAATTTGGATTGTTATTATTGTAGCAGCCGCGCTTCTGTTGGCATTAGTCGGTTTATTCGTGACGAAGTATCGCACAGCAGGACCGGATGAAGCGCTTATTGTTACAGGAAGTTATTTGGGTGGAAAAAACGTCCATGTTGATGAAGCCGGGAATAAAATTAAAATTATCCGTGGCGGCGGAGCGTTTGTCGTTCCCGTTTTTCAACAAGGAGAGCCACTCAGCCTATTATCCAGCAAGTTGGAGGTAACTACCCCGGAGGTTTACACAGAACAAGGTGTTCCTGTTTTAGCAGATGGTACAGCAATTATAAAAATAGGTGGATCTATCGGTGAAATTGCTACAGCAGCAGAACAATTCCTTGGAAAATCCAAAAACGACCGGGAAATGGAAGCAAAAGAAGTGTTAGAAGGTCATTTACGTTCTATCCTTGGTTCCATGACGGTGGAAGAAATCTATAAAAACCGTGACAAGTTTTCTCAAGAAGTGCAGCGAGTGGCTTCAAACGACTTGGCTAAAATGGGATTAGTTATCGTATCTTTTACCATTAAAGATGTCAGAGATTCCAATGGATACTTAGAATCACTCGGAAGACCACGTATTGCTCAAGTGAAACGCGATGCAGATATCGCTACCGCAGAAGCGGAAAAAGAAACAAGAATTAAACGCGCGGAAGCGGCCAAAGATGCAAAACGTGCCGAGTTAGAACGGGCAACAGAAATTGCCGAGTCCGAAAAAGACAATCAATTAAAAACTTCCGATTACCGCCGTGAACAAGATACGGCAAAAGCACGCGCGGACCAGGCTTATGATTTTGAAACAGCCCGCTCTAAACAGGAAGTAACCGAGCAGGAAATGCAAATTCAAATTATCGAACGTCAGAAACAAATCGAACTGGAAGAAAAAGAAATTCTGCGTCGGGAAAGACAATATGATTCAGAAGTGAAGAAAAAAGCCGATGCAGACAGATATGCTGTGGAACAATCTGCCGTTGCTGAGAAAACGAGAGAAATGAATACAGCAGATGCGAACCAATATCGTATCGAAACAGCTGCCAAGGCAGAAGCTGAAAAAGTTCGTGTGGACGGTCTGGCTAAAGCAGATGCAGAACGGGCACAAGGGGAATCTGAAGCAGAGGTTATCCGCTTGAAAGGTCTCGCAGAAGCAGAAGCGAAAGAAAAAGTCGCACAGGCCTTTGAACAGTACGGTGAAGCAGCGATTCTTGATATGGTTATCAAAATGCTTCCGGATTACGCGAAAGAAGTGGCAAGCCCGCTCTCCAATATTGATAAGATTACGGTTGTCGATACAGGAAGCAACGATTCGAATGGCGGAGCAAATAAAGTCTCCGGCTATGCGACCAATTTAATCAGTACATTACAGGAGAACTTAAAAGAAACTTCCGGAATTGATATCCAGCAATTACTCGCTGGTGCATCAAAAGGGAAAATGAACCGGGAAGATAATCAAGAACCTGTATCACCAGCAGTTTCAGAAACCGCTGCAGCGAAAGCAAAGCAGGAAAATACGGATAGCTGA
- a CDS encoding transposase codes for MTIIRQPSLFGIQELYDMEPTQKYEAIISAIDLDLIYHAINKKSRLGAPVELNYAGMIISFFIRYIERIPTIKDLIKRLNDDFIFKMNCGFLVSDAIPSEAAYSRLVTKLSESDILEKSFESVTLAAVTEGFIADEVIAIDATHFEARDKAPVQKEEKPEAAPKKRGRKSKEEREQYLQEQAEKEANLPLYEKKIEAQLDVPLDILRAEVPLAPKWGVKKNADGKNEYWFGYKGHLAVGTSSQYILQSLFSSGSLNDGKAAIALLKGTDQRLPLTTVHYNTLDAGYDFEPIYEQIHRMGQQSVIAYNKRNEGEMIGFDKNFAPTCFREHSYKYDSFDPKYETLKYTRPKECSDCPLANEGICQKVYKVKITTDLRRYTAPARGSRAWKKIFKQRTAVERVNAYLKEFYQLNNVRYRTGKRAKVHFDMVALIYNASKLAADRIQAELIQQQQTA; via the coding sequence ATGACCATTATACGACAACCGAGCCTATTTGGCATCCAAGAATTATATGACATGGAACCTACCCAAAAATATGAAGCGATTATTTCAGCGATTGATCTGGATCTTATTTATCATGCGATTAATAAGAAATCCCGGCTGGGAGCGCCTGTTGAGCTAAATTATGCAGGGATGATTATTTCCTTTTTTATTCGCTACATCGAACGCATCCCAACGATCAAAGACTTAATCAAGCGTCTCAATGATGACTTTATCTTTAAAATGAACTGCGGATTTCTGGTTTCCGACGCTATTCCATCAGAAGCTGCGTATTCTCGTCTCGTAACGAAACTGAGTGAATCAGATATTTTAGAAAAATCCTTCGAAAGCGTAACGCTGGCAGCTGTCACAGAAGGGTTTATTGCCGATGAAGTCATTGCCATTGATGCCACCCATTTTGAAGCACGAGATAAGGCACCCGTTCAAAAAGAAGAAAAACCGGAAGCTGCGCCCAAAAAGCGTGGGCGTAAATCCAAAGAAGAACGCGAACAGTACCTTCAAGAACAAGCAGAAAAGGAAGCAAACCTGCCATTGTATGAAAAGAAAATCGAAGCACAGTTAGACGTTCCGTTAGACATCTTGCGTGCAGAAGTACCACTAGCCCCCAAATGGGGTGTGAAAAAGAATGCAGACGGTAAAAATGAATACTGGTTTGGCTACAAAGGACATCTCGCAGTTGGTACATCAAGCCAGTATATTCTACAATCCTTGTTTTCATCTGGCAGCTTAAATGATGGAAAAGCCGCTATCGCCTTATTAAAGGGAACGGACCAGCGCCTTCCTCTTACCACTGTTCATTATAATACGCTAGATGCTGGTTACGATTTCGAGCCGATTTATGAACAGATTCATCGCATGGGACAACAGTCTGTCATTGCCTATAATAAGCGCAATGAAGGCGAAATGATTGGGTTTGATAAGAATTTTGCCCCAACCTGTTTTCGAGAACATTCCTATAAATATGATAGCTTTGATCCAAAATACGAAACATTGAAATATACCAGACCAAAGGAATGCAGCGACTGCCCACTTGCGAACGAAGGTATCTGTCAAAAAGTGTATAAAGTCAAGATAACTACGGATTTAAGACGTTATACTGCGCCTGCACGCGGATCAAGAGCTTGGAAAAAGATTTTTAAACAACGGACAGCAGTAGAACGTGTCAATGCTTATCTGAAAGAGTTCTATCAGCTAAACAATGTTCGTTATCGTACTGGAAAGCGTGCGAAAGTCCATTTTGATATGGTCGCTTTGATTTATAATGCTTCCAAATTAGCTGCGGATCGCATCCAAGCTGAGCTTATTCAACAACAACAAACTGCATAA
- a CDS encoding aspartyl-phosphate phosphatase Spo0E family protein — MKYERKPDTYNRETIVLSIVQKRSEMLQQAQKNGLGAKETVNCSQELDQLMNQLVLLDN; from the coding sequence ATGAAGTATGAAAGAAAACCTGATACGTACAACAGGGAAACCATTGTACTGTCTATTGTTCAAAAGCGAAGTGAAATGTTACAACAAGCACAAAAAAATGGTTTAGGAGCCAAGGAAACTGTAAACTGCAGCCAAGAACTGGATCAGCTGATGAATCAGCTCGTTCTTTTAGATAATTGA
- a CDS encoding sigma-54 interaction domain-containing protein — protein sequence MNEIYFFEELLQSEDDAITIVDKDQKVIYWNNAAEQIYQIARDQIINQPITTFFSHDDLMVMKVLNTMKPVKNAYHRPRKDKHVVVNSSPVFNQENQLVGVLSIERDITHIVKLNDNLESTSQELQELKQKMTPASSDSPFTKLKGDSRALHQMIRLASKTAATDATTLILGESGTGKEVCARAIHDASNRKNAPFTPVNCGAIPQALFESELFGYESGSFTGAEKGGKAGKIEMADGGTVFLDEVGELPLDMQVKLLRVLQENRIYRIGDSGGKQIDVRFIAATNQDLEKLMQENQFRSDLFYRLNVIQLTMPPLRDRKKDIDILAQTFLKQFAVKYQTSVPKIPAETMDVLRAYHWPGNIREIRNLMERIIILHEGTTLTKQDVWSFLPASFSNPVFSQTETLPLEKENIEQISIEQALERCHGNKSKAAKQLGISRVTLYQKIKKYNLDT from the coding sequence ATGAATGAAATCTATTTCTTTGAAGAATTACTGCAATCAGAAGATGACGCCATAACCATTGTTGACAAGGATCAAAAAGTAATCTATTGGAATAACGCTGCCGAACAAATCTATCAAATTGCCAGAGATCAAATTATTAACCAGCCTATTACTACCTTTTTTTCACATGATGATTTGATGGTAATGAAAGTACTGAACACGATGAAACCTGTCAAAAACGCCTACCACCGACCAAGAAAAGACAAGCATGTGGTTGTCAATTCTTCTCCTGTCTTCAATCAGGAAAATCAATTAGTTGGTGTTCTTTCCATCGAACGTGATATTACACACATTGTTAAACTAAATGACAATCTGGAAAGTACTTCACAAGAGCTGCAGGAACTCAAACAAAAAATGACTCCTGCTTCATCCGACTCTCCTTTCACTAAATTAAAAGGAGATAGCCGAGCGCTTCATCAAATGATTCGGTTGGCTAGTAAAACAGCTGCGACAGATGCAACCACATTAATCCTTGGAGAAAGTGGTACAGGTAAAGAGGTATGCGCTCGTGCCATTCATGATGCCAGTAATAGAAAAAACGCCCCTTTTACCCCCGTCAATTGCGGCGCGATTCCGCAAGCATTGTTTGAAAGCGAATTATTTGGATATGAGAGCGGGTCCTTTACAGGTGCTGAAAAAGGCGGAAAAGCAGGAAAAATTGAAATGGCCGATGGCGGGACGGTGTTTTTGGATGAAGTCGGTGAACTTCCATTAGATATGCAAGTCAAGCTGTTGCGTGTCCTGCAGGAAAATCGCATCTATCGTATTGGCGACTCCGGTGGAAAACAAATTGATGTCCGATTTATCGCTGCAACTAATCAGGATTTAGAAAAATTAATGCAAGAGAATCAATTTCGATCAGATTTATTTTACCGGTTAAATGTCATCCAATTAACCATGCCGCCTTTGCGCGATCGAAAAAAAGATATCGATATACTTGCCCAAACGTTTTTAAAGCAATTTGCTGTGAAATACCAGACTTCTGTCCCCAAGATTCCTGCAGAAACAATGGATGTATTACGAGCATATCACTGGCCGGGCAACATCCGAGAAATCAGAAACCTGATGGAGAGAATCATTATTTTACATGAAGGCACCACGTTAACAAAACAGGATGTATGGAGTTTTCTCCCTGCTTCCTTTTCCAATCCTGTTTTCTCCCAAACAGAAACCCTGCCGCTGGAAAAAGAAAATATCGAACAAATATCTATCGAACAAGCACTGGAAAGGTGCCACGGCAATAAATCAAAAGCAGCAAAACAACTTGGAATATCACGTGTGACACTATATCAAAAAATAAAGAAATATAATCTTGATACCTAA